The following proteins are co-located in the Triticum aestivum cultivar Chinese Spring chromosome 1A, IWGSC CS RefSeq v2.1, whole genome shotgun sequence genome:
- the LOC123071402 gene encoding F-box/LRR-repeat protein 14-like: protein MEDLPEALVTEILNRVTRTSDLNSLSLVSKQLYKIEGNQRGAIRVGSGLCTAIEALTSLCARFPNLQKVEIDYSDWIPGHGKQLDNKGLSVFSSHYSSLVDLTLSFCSHIDDSGLACLAYCKTLLSLTLNSTPKVTSVGHFSVAVGCTSLSALHLIGCEKIDSVEWLEYLGRDGSLEELVVKNCKGINHHDFIKFGSGWMKLQKFEFEGKRGKYDCITSDVVYDSSYDAHGMDLYDFCCESLKDLRLARIETWPEVGLRVVLGKCKTLEKLCLECVCALNDNDMIALSRSYSNLKSISLWLNLHHYSSDVGYCETRTLFTDNNLYTLALNCRMLQMVDLSFTGCSPDWPSEIGFTQECFLALIQSCPIRVLALNTANFFDDEGMKGLSSSPHLETLQLIVCHAVTDAGMRSIAHTPGLSNLTLQLCHYITDVGVAELRHAHKLESLVIECCGEVSLQAAQGVAKSVHYSSNYSDALRKRIGLGGY, encoded by the coding sequence ATGGAGGACCTACCAGAGGCTCTGGTGACAGAGATTCTCAACAGGGTCACCAGGACAAGTGATCTCAATTCTCTTTCCCTTGTGTCAAAGCAGCTCTACAAGATAGAGGGGAATCAAAGGGGTGCTATCCGTGTTGGTTCCGGTCTTTGCACTGCTATAGAAGCACTGACATCATTGTGCGCCCGGTTCCCAAATCTGCAGAAAGTGGAAATTGATTACTCTGATTGGATACCTGGACATGGAAAGCAGTTGGACAACAAAGGCCTTTCTGTGTTTTCATCTCACTATTCCTCGCTGGTTGACCTCACCTTAAGCTTTTGCTCACATATTGATGACTCTGGGCTTGCTTGTTTAGCTTATTGCAAGACATTGCTGTCTCTCACGCTCAACTCCACACCAAAAGTAACATCAGTTGGGCATTTCTCGGTTGCAGTCGGTTGCACAAGTCTATCTGCTCTCCACCTTATTGGTTGCGAGAAAATTGACAGTGTAGAGTGGCTGGAATACCTTGGTAGGGATGGATCATTGGAAGAGCTTGTAGTGAAGAATTGCAAAGGAATCAATCATCATGACTTCATAAAGTTTGGTTCAGGATGGATGAAGCTCCAGAAGTTTGAGTTTGAGGGCAaaagaggaaaatatgattgtattACAAGTGATGTGGTCTATGACTCCTCGTACGATGCTCACGGCATGGATTTGTATGATTTCTGCTGTGAGAGTTTGAAGGATTTAAGGTTGGCGCGTATTGAAACTTGGCCGGAAGTAGGACTTCGTGTTGTCCTAGGGAAATGTAAAACATTGGAGAAACTTTGCCTTGAGTGTGTTTGTGCTCTAAATGACAATGACATGATTGCATTATCTCGGAGCTACAGCAACCTTAAAAGCATCTCACTTTGGCTCAACCTACATCACTACTCTAGTGATGTCGGCTATTGTGAAACCAGGACGTTATTTACTGATAACAACCTTTACACTCTAGCCCTAAACTGTCGTATGCTTCAGATGGTAGACCTCAGCTTTACAGGATGTTCCCCTGACTGGCCATCAGAAATAGGATTCACACAAGAGTGTTTTCTGGCACTCATTCAGTCCTGCCCGATTCGTGTTCTTGCGCTAAATACCGCCAACTTCTTTGATGACGAGGGGATGAAGGGCCTCTCATCCTCACCACATCTGGAAACACTTCAGCTTATAGTGTGTCATGCGGTAACTGATGCTGGGATGCGCTCCATTGCGCACACCCCAGGCTTGAGTAATCTCACACTTCAGTTGTGTCATTACATTACTGATGTTGGAGTGGCTGAACTGAGGCATGCACATAAGTTAGAGTCTTTGGTCATTGAGTGTTGTGGTGAGGTCTCTCTGCAAGCTGCGCAGGGTGTCGCCAAGTCAGTTCACTACTCCAGCAACTATTCAGATGCCCTTAGGAAGAGAATTGGTCTTGGCGGCTATTGA